The following proteins come from a genomic window of Methylorubrum populi:
- a CDS encoding metallopeptidase family protein, translating into MILWAEAKAPSLAEIEALADAAFAALPEEFRTLCAGVRIHVDDFPDDETLTEMGCESEFDLLGLFRGVGLAQSGEVVSGQMPNVVWLYRRPLLDYWAEHDETLGHLVTHVLVHEIGHHFGLSDDDMAGIEAAADAIETPQA; encoded by the coding sequence ATGATTCTCTGGGCCGAGGCCAAGGCCCCGAGCCTCGCCGAGATCGAGGCTCTGGCCGACGCCGCCTTCGCGGCCCTGCCGGAGGAATTCCGCACCCTCTGCGCGGGCGTGCGCATCCATGTCGACGACTTCCCCGACGACGAGACCCTGACCGAGATGGGCTGCGAGTCGGAATTCGACCTGCTCGGCCTGTTCCGGGGCGTCGGGCTGGCGCAGTCCGGCGAGGTCGTCTCGGGGCAGATGCCCAACGTGGTCTGGCTCTACCGCCGGCCGCTGCTCGATTATTGGGCCGAGCACGACGAGACGCTGGGTCATCTCGTCACCCACGTCCTCGTCCACGAGATCGGCCACCATTTCGGCCTCTCCGACGACGACATGGCCGGCATCGAGGCGGCGGCGGACGCGATCGAGACGCCGCAGGCCTGA